One part of the Coturnix japonica isolate 7356 linkage group LGE22C19W28_E50C23, Coturnix japonica 2.1, whole genome shotgun sequence genome encodes these proteins:
- the RNF41 gene encoding E3 ubiquitin-protein ligase NRDP1, giving the protein MGYDVTRFQGDVDEDLICPICSGVLEEPVQAPHCEHAFCNACITQWFSQQQTCPVDRSVVTVAHLRPVPRIMRNMLSKLQITCDNAVFGCTAVVRLDNLMSHLNDCEHNPKRPVTCEQGCGLEMPKDELPNHNCIKHLRSVVQQQQTRIAELEKTSAEHKHQLAEQKRDIQLLKAYMRAIRSVNPNLQNLEETIEYNEILEWVNSLQPARVTRWGGMISTPDAVLQAVIKRSLVESGCPTSIINELIENAHERNWPQGLATLETRQMNRRYYENYVAKRIPGKQAVVVMACENQHMGEDMVLEPGLVMIFAHGVEEI; this is encoded by the exons ATGGGGTATGATGTAACACGCTTTCAGGGGGATGTTGATGAAGATCTTATATGCCCCATTTGCAGCGGGGTCCTGGAGGAGCCGGTTCAG gcTCCTCACTGTGAACACGCCTTCTGCAATGCCTGCATCACCCAGTGGTTCTCCCAGCAGCAAACCTGCCCCGTGGACCGCAGCGTGGTGACGGTCGCCCACCTCCGCCCCGTGCCGCGCATTATGCGCAATATGCTTTCCAAGCTTCAGATCACCTGTGACAATGCTGTGTTTGGCTGCACGGCTGTAGTGCGACTGGACAACCTGATGTCTCACCTCAACGACTGCGAGCACAACCCCAAGCGCCCAGTGACCTGCGAGCAGGGATGCGG CTTGGAAATGCCCAAAGACGAGCTGCCAAACCACAACTGCATCAAGCATTTAAGGTcagtggtgcagcagcagcagaccaGGATCGCTGAGCTGGAGAAGACCTCAGCAGAACACAAACatcagctggcagagcag AAACGTGACATTCAGCTGCTGAAGGCCTACATGCGTGCTATCCGCAGCGTCAACCCCAACCTGCAGAACCTGGAGGAGACCATTGAGTACAACGAGATCCTGGA GTGGGTGAACTCCCTGCAACCCGCCCGTGTGACACGATGGGGTGGGATGATCTCCACGCcggatgctgtgctgcaggccgTGATTAAACGCTCCCTGGTGGAAAGTGGCTGCCCCACATCCATCATCAACGAGCTGATTGAAAACGCCCACGAGAGGAACTGGCCTCAAGGCCTGGCCACGTTGGAAACCCGTCAGATGAACCGACGTTACTACGAGAATTACGTGGCCAAACGGATCCCAGGCAAACAGGCCGTGGTGGTGATGGCCTGTGAGAACCAGCACATGGGTGAGGACATGGTGCTGGAGCCGGGGCTGGTGATGATATTTGCACACGGAGTGGAGGAAATATAA
- the NABP2 gene encoding SOSS complex subunit B1, which translates to MSTETFVKDIKPGLKNLNLIFIVLETGRVTKTKDGHEVRTCKVADKTGSINISVWDDVGNLIQPGDIIRLTKGYASVFKGCLTLYTGRGGDLQKIGEYGGW; encoded by the exons ATGAGCACCGAGACCTTCGTGAAGGACATTAAACCGGGGCTCAAGAACCTCAACCTCATCTTCATCGTCCTGGAGACGG gCCGGGTTACAAAGACAAAGGATGGACACGAGGTGAGGACGTGTAAAGTGGCCGATAAGACGGGCAGCATCAACATCTCGGTGTGGGACGACGTGGGGAACCTCATCCAGCCCGGGGACATCATCCGCCTCACCAAGGG CTACGCCTCCGTCTTCAAGGGCTGCCTGACGCTGTACACGGGGCGAGGAGGGGACCTGCAGAAGATTGGCGAGTATGGAGGCTGG
- the SLC39A5 gene encoding zinc transporter ZIP5, whose protein sequence is HIPCPNLPPSPPHPHSPSSPHPLAALGWALLAVAFISVPSAVAVAVVPLLSLGQLHSLLSFLVALAVGTLCGDALLHLWPHAQGQHQEPSGVLWAVLQGLSVLGGIYGLMLVELLLGTLRRLRVTTHRPHGETPEEAEGVQVTLQGGAELRCLTAPEVEMEPKGPPHGPPHGPPHGHSPHGHSHGPALPPNPAAADLVWMVVLGDGIHNLTDGLAIGVAFSQSLPSGLSTALAVLCHELPHELGDLAVLLRSGTAPRTLLLLNLLSALLSCVGAAVGAAVGQKAAHLTPWILTATAGTFLYVALADMLPEVLRGPGGGTWGRFVLQNVGFLLGSGIMLGIALAEGHVSAWLQP, encoded by the exons cacATTCCCTGTCCCAAtctccccccttctcccccccatccccactccccctcctcaccccatcCCCTCGCAGCTCTGGGTTGGGCTCTGTTGGCCGTCGCCTTTATCAGCGTTCCATCGGCCGTGGCCGTGGCCGTGGTTCCTCTGCTGAGCCTGGGGCAGCTCCactctctgctctccttcctggTGGCTCTGGCCGTGGGGACGCTCTGCGGGGACGCTCTGCTTCACCTCTGGCCCCAC GCGCAggggcagcaccaggagccGTCGGGGGTGCTGTGGGCGGTGCTGCAGGGTCTGTCTGTGCTGGGGGGCATCTACGGGTTGATGttggtggagctgctgctggggactCTGCGCCGCCTCCGTGTCACCACG cACCGGCCACACGGAGAGACCCCCGAGGAGGCCGAGGGGGTCCAGGTTACATTGCAAGGCG GCGCTGAGCTGCGCTGTCTGACGGCCCCGGAGGTGGAGATGGAACCTAAAGGCCCCCCCCACGGAcccccccatggacccccccaCGGACACTCCCCCCACGGACACTCCCACGGCCCCGCGTTGCCCCCCAACCCCGCGGCCGCCGATCTGGTGTGGATGGTGGTGCTGGGGGACGGCATCCACAACCTGACCGACGGGTTGGCCATC GGCGTTGCCTTCTCCCAGAGCCTCCCCAGCGGGCTGAGCACGGcgctggctgtgctgtgccacgAGCTGCCCCACGAGCTGG GTGACCTGGCGGTGCTGCTGCGGTCGGGCACAGCCCCCCGCACCCTCCTGCTGCTCAACCTGCTCTCAGCTCTTCTCTCCTGCGTGGGGGCGGCCGTGGGGGCGGCCGTGGGGCAGAAAGCGGCACATCTCACCCCATGGATCCTCACCGCCACCGCCGGCACTTTCCTCTACGTGGCTCTGGCTGACATG CTCCCCGAGGTGCTGCGGGGTCCCGGTGGGGGCACGTGGGGCCGGTTTGTGCTGCAGAACGTTGGATTCCTGCTGGGCAGCGGCATCATGTTGGGCATCGCGTTGGCCGAAGGCCACGTCAGTGCGTGGCTGCAGCCATGA